From Neobacillus sp. PS2-9, the proteins below share one genomic window:
- the acpP gene encoding acyl carrier protein, translated as MNTFNKLRPIISDQLGVKMENITPDASFKDDLEADSLDMVNLTMEIEDEFAIEISDKIAAKLQTVGDVVKFIENR; from the coding sequence ATGAACACATTTAATAAGTTAAGGCCTATTATCTCAGACCAACTAGGTGTCAAAATGGAGAATATTACACCGGACGCGTCATTTAAAGATGACTTAGAAGCGGATTCGCTTGATATGGTGAACTTGACGATGGAAATTGAAGATGAATTTGCAATCGAAATTAGTGATAAAATTGCAGCAAAGCTTCAAACAGTCGGCGATGTTGTAAAATTTATTGAAAACCGCTAA
- a CDS encoding CBO0543 family protein, with amino-acid sequence MVLLIMTVIGSILAIIFIPKRISNLEMYTTSFFAMILAVVADVYLDLKFDYYGFFNKGVDWQYLPIFIFVYPAANIVFLNFYPFKKTWMKKVLYVVIWTFLTTAFEYLSLHTEVFYHHEWKLWYSFLCYPFLYWILVLNLRFIRFLAKNN; translated from the coding sequence ATGGTTTTATTAATTATGACTGTTATCGGATCCATCCTAGCAATCATTTTTATCCCTAAGCGCATTTCCAACTTAGAAATGTACACAACCTCCTTCTTTGCTATGATTCTAGCCGTCGTCGCAGATGTTTATTTAGATTTGAAATTTGACTATTACGGTTTTTTTAACAAGGGCGTGGATTGGCAATACCTGCCGATATTTATCTTTGTCTATCCAGCCGCAAACATCGTGTTCCTAAATTTTTACCCCTTTAAAAAGACATGGATGAAAAAAGTACTCTATGTTGTGATCTGGACATTTCTGACCACTGCATTTGAATACCTCTCATTACATACAGAGGTTTTTTACCATCATGAATGGAAGCTGTGGTATTCCTTCCTTTGCTACCCGTTTCTTTACTGGATCCTGGTCTTGAATCTAAGGTTTATAAGGTTTTTAGCAAAAAATAATTGA
- a CDS encoding CBO0543 family protein, which yields MKKYYATILYFLFCDVLYYYLAYNHRLWSITPTPPLTSEFVALIGEFIVFAGTILLFLGRYPPNQFFSIRWTGLWVILYTANEWVLLKTGTFVYEHGWTLVHSFIFNIFMFIFLRLHDQRPILTMILSLPIPFILIKLFSIPIR from the coding sequence GTGAAAAAGTATTACGCCACCATTTTATATTTTCTTTTTTGCGATGTGCTATATTATTACCTCGCATATAATCACCGGCTCTGGTCCATTACGCCAACACCCCCACTGACCAGTGAATTCGTAGCGCTGATTGGAGAATTTATTGTATTTGCCGGCACCATTTTGCTATTCCTCGGACGCTATCCACCTAATCAGTTTTTTTCCATCCGCTGGACAGGCTTGTGGGTGATCCTTTACACAGCGAACGAATGGGTATTGCTCAAAACCGGTACATTCGTATACGAACATGGCTGGACACTCGTCCATTCCTTTATATTTAACATCTTTATGTTCATTTTCCTTCGATTACATGATCAACGGCCCATCCTTACGATGATCCTTTCTTTACCCATTCCTTTTATATTAATAAAATTATTCTCGATACCGATTCGATAA
- the crcB gene encoding fluoride efflux transporter CrcB, which yields MITNILWVALGGFFGAMSRYGVGLVIKKKYPSDFPFATLFVNLLGSFLLGLIIGANTDDTLRLLLGTGFMGAFTTFSTFKLENIQLHAKRKIKIAVLYLAISYTCGILLAFLGIWLGGNQ from the coding sequence ATGATCACCAATATCTTATGGGTCGCATTGGGTGGGTTTTTCGGAGCGATGTCCCGTTACGGCGTGGGCTTAGTTATAAAGAAAAAGTACCCTTCAGATTTCCCGTTCGCTACCCTGTTTGTCAATCTATTGGGGTCGTTTTTGCTCGGACTCATCATAGGGGCCAATACGGATGATACTCTAAGATTGTTACTAGGTACAGGCTTTATGGGGGCGTTTACGACGTTTTCCACGTTCAAATTAGAGAATATCCAACTGCATGCAAAAAGAAAAATAAAAATAGCAGTGCTGTACCTGGCGATCAGCTACACCTGCGGCATCTTACTCGCCTTTCTAGGCATATGGCTTGGTGGCAACCAATAA
- the crcB gene encoding fluoride efflux transporter CrcB: MNFILVGIAGIIGATLRYLLGVYFSQWWLNDFPLATFVTNMVGSFLLGWFTHFLPRFKSLHPHVITAMGTGLIGSFTTFSTFSVETVHLIEASKWGTAILYVLLSLWGGLLFSWLGYRLGLKKDAAVGGGVKS, from the coding sequence ATGAATTTTATTTTAGTAGGTATTGCCGGCATAATCGGAGCCACACTCCGGTATTTATTGGGCGTGTACTTCAGCCAGTGGTGGCTGAATGACTTTCCGTTAGCCACCTTTGTCACAAACATGGTGGGGAGCTTCCTATTAGGCTGGTTCACCCATTTTTTGCCGCGGTTCAAATCGCTGCATCCGCATGTCATCACGGCAATGGGCACCGGATTGATCGGCTCATTTACGACGTTTTCTACTTTTAGCGTGGAAACCGTTCACCTAATCGAGGCATCGAAATGGGGCACCGCGATTCTATATGTACTCCTCAGTCTTTGGGGCGGGCTGTTGTTCTCATGGCTCGGATACCGCTTAGGATTGAAAAAGGATGCTGCTGTAGGCGGGGGTGTAAAGTCATGA
- a CDS encoding isoprenylcysteine carboxylmethyltransferase family protein, with amino-acid sequence MEISSFAEISFYLWVLSEIAILVKTKVQRKNVASENKDKGSVWAITIGIFTCILVNQICNSMKIGYVNSTISDLGSILIIVGVVIRLWAVVTLGRHFSLVVSVESEQKIIQNGPYRLVRHPSYTGGLLTFIGIGLAFNTWVGSVIMLAFFIVVFGYRMRIEEKALKASFPEEYPRYIQKTSKLIPFVW; translated from the coding sequence ATGGAGATTAGTTCATTTGCAGAGATTTCGTTTTACTTGTGGGTATTGTCTGAGATTGCTATTTTAGTAAAAACCAAAGTGCAGCGAAAAAATGTGGCGTCAGAAAACAAGGATAAGGGTTCAGTTTGGGCGATTACGATCGGTATATTTACCTGTATCCTCGTCAATCAAATTTGTAATTCTATGAAAATCGGGTACGTCAATTCCACCATTTCGGATTTGGGTTCCATTTTAATCATCGTCGGTGTAGTTATACGACTTTGGGCAGTAGTAACTTTAGGTAGACATTTCTCGTTGGTCGTCTCAGTTGAATCCGAGCAAAAAATTATCCAAAACGGCCCATACCGATTGGTCCGACATCCTTCTTATACAGGTGGATTGCTGACGTTTATTGGTATTGGTCTTGCTTTTAATACGTGGGTTGGGTCCGTAATTATGCTTGCCTTCTTCATCGTTGTATTCGGTTATCGTATGCGCATTGAAGAAAAAGCCTTGAAAGCAAGTTTTCCAGAAGAATATCCACGGTATATTCAAAAAACGTCGAAATTAATTCCGTTTGTTTGGTAA
- a CDS encoding VanZ family protein, protein MDQNIKNYVNQIVKELQCDKNEKAEIAEEMIQHLELLKDEYIEQGLSESEAVQQALASFGDKNTLTEGLQSSMFPGYKIYSVGVKIAFYLYSFIVLWNLLFQRIIGRIIDHGSFNRYFWYPESTHSFFNLEVWKLNANLIPFKTISRYIIEREHYNVDIILHNTVGNIMIFVPLGILLPILFKKYHSFAKLLISVVGMTCVIEIGQFFLQIGQFDIDDVILNVSGALIGFAFFKGLTVISKQTKWKFLKRIIAL, encoded by the coding sequence TTGGATCAAAACATTAAGAACTACGTTAACCAGATAGTAAAGGAACTTCAATGCGATAAAAATGAAAAAGCGGAAATAGCGGAGGAAATGATTCAACATCTAGAATTGTTAAAGGACGAGTACATAGAACAAGGGCTTTCTGAGAGTGAGGCGGTTCAACAAGCGCTAGCTAGTTTTGGAGATAAGAATACTTTAACGGAGGGATTGCAATCCTCTATGTTTCCAGGCTATAAGATTTACAGTGTTGGCGTAAAAATCGCATTCTATCTCTATTCATTTATCGTACTTTGGAATCTACTATTTCAAAGAATCATCGGCAGGATCATTGATCATGGTTCATTTAACCGTTACTTTTGGTACCCGGAAAGCACCCATAGCTTTTTCAACTTGGAGGTTTGGAAACTGAATGCGAATCTCATCCCATTCAAGACCATCTCTCGTTATATTATCGAACGGGAACACTATAATGTAGATATCATTTTACATAATACAGTGGGGAATATAATGATTTTTGTTCCTTTAGGCATATTACTGCCTATCCTTTTTAAAAAATATCATTCATTTGCCAAACTTCTAATAAGTGTAGTAGGTATGACCTGTGTTATTGAAATAGGACAATTCTTTTTACAAATAGGTCAGTTTGATATCGATGATGTCATTTTAAACGTGAGTGGCGCTTTAATAGGTTTTGCCTTCTTCAAAGGGCTAACGGTCATTTCAAAACAAACGAAATGGAAGTTCCTTAAAAGGATAATAGCATTATAA
- a CDS encoding VOC family protein: MKIYETHVNTRNLEQSIEFYQSLGLVLAYVINERRVAFFWLGDVEKKEQMLGVWEESAEKFVPSHFAFGVSLEELMKIPSFLEKKGIELRPSFGLDTSEPVVHAWMPAASYYFADPDGNSLEYLALLEGEARPELGAVHLSTWNEVMNHDKRSV, from the coding sequence ATGAAAATATATGAAACGCATGTAAACACAAGGAATTTAGAACAATCCATTGAATTCTATCAATCACTCGGGTTGGTGCTCGCGTACGTAATCAACGAGAGAAGAGTCGCGTTTTTCTGGCTGGGGGACGTCGAGAAGAAGGAGCAAATGCTCGGCGTATGGGAGGAGTCTGCTGAAAAGTTTGTTCCATCACACTTTGCCTTTGGAGTATCACTGGAAGAGTTAATGAAAATACCTTCATTTTTAGAAAAAAAGGGAATCGAGCTGCGCCCGTCGTTCGGGCTGGATACGTCAGAGCCTGTGGTCCACGCCTGGATGCCAGCCGCCTCCTACTATTTCGCCGATCCGGACGGCAATTCGCTGGAATATTTGGCGTTGCTAGAGGGGGAGGCACGACCTGAGCTTGGTGCGGTCCACTTGAGCACGTGGAATGAGGTGATGAATCATGATAAAAGGTCTGTATGA
- a CDS encoding DUF3231 family protein, which translates to MEDINHTVRLTTGEIANLWTQYINDTMAICVLTHSIETTQDPQIKDILQFALQLAESHIGKITAFFNEEDFPIPIGFTKADVNLGAPALFTDKFMLAYMLIMGIHGLTGYAGAVSTSVRADQRAYFIQCNIETMELHNKIVELMLEKGIYSKPPRINTPKQVDFVNEQSYLTGWFGKKRPLNAMEISGISYNMQKTVAKIVLEIAFAQTCQSKELRQYFQRGKEICKREFDTLSSILTKDDLTSPASWVSELTDSTIPPFSDKLMLSHIVILISAGVGYFGAGLSVSQRRDLALKYTILMADIGRYAEDGAQLLIKHGWLEQPPLASDRNELAEK; encoded by the coding sequence GTGGAAGACATAAATCATACCGTTCGCCTGACGACAGGGGAAATAGCGAATCTTTGGACCCAATACATTAACGACACCATGGCCATTTGTGTACTCACCCATTCAATTGAAACAACGCAGGACCCGCAGATCAAGGACATCCTTCAGTTTGCTCTTCAACTAGCCGAATCACATATCGGAAAAATTACTGCCTTTTTCAACGAAGAAGACTTTCCGATTCCAATAGGATTTACGAAAGCCGACGTGAACCTCGGTGCACCCGCGTTATTTACAGATAAATTCATGCTGGCCTACATGCTGATTATGGGAATCCATGGCCTGACCGGCTACGCGGGAGCAGTGAGTACATCCGTGCGCGCCGATCAACGTGCCTATTTCATCCAATGTAATATCGAAACGATGGAGTTACATAATAAAATCGTAGAATTAATGCTAGAAAAAGGCATCTACAGTAAGCCGCCAAGAATCAACACGCCAAAACAGGTGGACTTTGTCAATGAACAAAGCTATTTAACTGGCTGGTTTGGTAAGAAACGGCCGCTAAATGCGATGGAAATCAGCGGAATTAGCTACAACATGCAAAAAACAGTCGCAAAAATCGTACTGGAAATTGCCTTTGCTCAAACCTGTCAATCGAAAGAGCTACGGCAATATTTTCAAAGAGGGAAAGAAATTTGTAAAAGGGAGTTCGACACCCTGAGTTCGATCCTAACAAAAGATGATCTCACCTCACCCGCTTCATGGGTATCAGAATTGACCGATTCCACCATTCCACCGTTTTCAGATAAATTGATGTTATCTCATATCGTCATCCTAATTTCTGCGGGAGTCGGCTACTTTGGCGCCGGATTATCAGTTTCACAGCGAAGAGACCTGGCGCTAAAATACACGATTCTTATGGCGGACATCGGAAGATACGCAGAGGATGGGGCCCAGCTGTTGATCAAGCATGGCTGGTTGGAGCAGCCACCACTTGCCTCAGACAGAAATGAATTGGCCGAAAAATAA
- a CDS encoding SWIM zinc finger family protein: MESTPASEKIELFSEQVKELLHSSVTEDAKLVSKGLMLYRQGLVKQVQLFHDEKVTSTVQDVTPCYVKLILSFLSESSCSCPGEGFCRHQMATFFAVYARVGSVADWVTEWREPAREQAAFSTWGMQTAKDLVKANGVMKPEYSRWVQSFELSFDTLLATKKYTSPYVIPELFGIYERRVHASAPVEQEWRLLYEMVWIVVSFRKLAVLSDQLEHSEDMVKRAYLHVFQNLLEDAHELAVKIGVQSLPFAFDEFIEKLKDDAFDLLTCTSGIENERIYLYRLLWVQFFKQKSWREAEVGKIRARLKVLHDWENPAPLMVAGIHINLLLGDDEAALKLVGQFEDRVIVPYLLYWIDYLSQLKAWRRVGVLIELFLQKIKGYLEELGGYHSCVAFVRDALRAVTPYCSETDRVDLLERALLQTLPYSFREYDYMLFERGQYDRWGELQAFVGLNFYDLPKERLKLIEKERPEVLLGMLHQTAQREIDQKNRSSYRLAVRHLKKLRTLYKKLKRVDDWEYFMETLLDRTKRLRAFHEECKRSKLIES; the protein is encoded by the coding sequence ATGGAGTCGACACCGGCTAGTGAAAAAATTGAGCTCTTCTCGGAACAGGTGAAGGAGCTGCTGCATTCGAGTGTGACGGAGGATGCGAAGCTGGTTTCGAAAGGGTTAATGCTGTACCGGCAAGGACTGGTGAAGCAGGTCCAACTCTTCCATGATGAAAAAGTGACGTCGACGGTCCAGGACGTCACGCCTTGTTATGTGAAGCTCATCTTATCGTTTTTGTCGGAGAGCTCGTGTTCATGTCCGGGGGAGGGCTTTTGCCGTCATCAGATGGCGACATTTTTTGCGGTGTATGCCCGGGTTGGCAGTGTCGCGGATTGGGTGACCGAGTGGCGCGAACCGGCACGGGAGCAAGCGGCATTTTCGACATGGGGTATGCAGACGGCGAAGGATCTCGTGAAGGCGAACGGTGTGATGAAGCCGGAGTACAGCCGCTGGGTGCAGTCGTTTGAGTTGAGCTTTGATACGCTCTTGGCGACGAAGAAATACACAAGCCCTTATGTGATTCCGGAGCTGTTTGGGATTTATGAGCGCCGGGTTCATGCGAGTGCCCCGGTGGAGCAGGAATGGCGCTTGTTATATGAGATGGTTTGGATCGTGGTGTCGTTCCGGAAGCTGGCGGTGCTGAGTGACCAGTTGGAGCATAGCGAGGACATGGTGAAGCGGGCGTACTTGCATGTGTTCCAGAACTTGCTGGAGGATGCGCATGAGCTAGCAGTGAAGATTGGTGTGCAGTCGCTGCCGTTTGCGTTTGATGAGTTTATTGAGAAATTGAAGGACGATGCGTTTGATTTGCTGACGTGTACGAGCGGGATTGAGAACGAACGGATTTATTTGTATCGCCTGTTGTGGGTGCAATTTTTCAAGCAGAAGAGTTGGCGTGAGGCCGAGGTTGGCAAGATTCGTGCGCGGCTGAAGGTGCTTCATGATTGGGAGAATCCGGCGCCGTTGATGGTGGCCGGGATACATATCAACTTGCTGCTTGGTGACGATGAGGCGGCGTTGAAGCTGGTGGGTCAGTTTGAGGATCGGGTGATTGTGCCTTATCTGTTGTATTGGATTGATTATTTGAGCCAGTTGAAGGCATGGCGCCGTGTTGGGGTTTTAATTGAGTTGTTTTTGCAAAAAATTAAAGGGTATCTGGAGGAGCTGGGCGGCTATCATAGCTGTGTGGCGTTTGTTCGGGATGCGCTCCGGGCGGTGACGCCATATTGTTCGGAGACGGACCGGGTGGATTTGCTCGAACGGGCGTTGTTGCAGACGCTGCCGTATAGTTTCCGGGAGTATGATTATATGTTGTTTGAGCGCGGGCAGTATGACCGTTGGGGTGAGCTACAGGCGTTTGTCGGCTTGAATTTTTATGATTTGCCGAAGGAACGGTTGAAGCTGATTGAGAAGGAGCGTCCGGAGGTGTTGCTCGGGATGCTGCATCAGACGGCGCAACGGGAGATTGACCAGAAGAACCGGAGCAGCTACCGATTGGCGGTGCGGCATTTGAAGAAGCTGCGGACGTTGTACAAGAAGCTGAAGCGTGTGGACGACTGGGAGTACTTTATGGAAACGTTGCTGGATCGGACAAAGAGGCTGCGCGCGTTCCATGAGGAATGTAAGCGGAGTAAGTTGATCGAGAGTTAG
- a CDS encoding CBO0543 family protein yields MYSHLEKAFNKYLTSETEIWLHQDLFSAHWWSIVILNAIFFVLLLILIDRYRIVLISLAFMVSFVICGIADEIGNYFDFWEYPHQFLVFTHRFNAVDFAVIPVIMTLCYQYFRKWKTYLVAQVILSAVISFIGIPLCVYFHLYSMENWNYFKSFIVSIILFIILKLIVDFVWKTANNYSPSRQKKS; encoded by the coding sequence ATGTACAGTCATTTAGAAAAGGCATTTAATAAATATCTAACTTCGGAAACAGAGATATGGCTGCATCAGGATTTATTTAGTGCCCATTGGTGGAGTATTGTCATTTTAAATGCCATATTTTTTGTGCTTTTACTCATATTAATTGATCGTTATCGAATTGTGCTGATTTCATTGGCTTTCATGGTTAGTTTCGTCATCTGTGGTATTGCGGATGAGATTGGGAATTACTTTGATTTTTGGGAATACCCACACCAATTTTTAGTTTTTACCCATCGCTTTAATGCAGTGGATTTTGCGGTGATCCCCGTCATCATGACCTTATGTTATCAATATTTTAGAAAATGGAAAACGTACCTCGTGGCGCAGGTAATATTATCAGCTGTCATCAGCTTTATAGGGATCCCGCTTTGCGTGTACTTTCATTTATACTCGATGGAGAATTGGAACTATTTTAAATCATTTATCGTATCAATTATCCTGTTTATTATTTTGAAATTAATAGTTGATTTTGTTTGGAAGACAGCAAATAATTATTCACCGAGTCGTCAAAAAAAGAGCTGA
- a CDS encoding YjcZ family sporulation protein, protein MGWGYSGGYGGGYGGSSFVLIVVLFILLIIVLSTF, encoded by the coding sequence ATGGGCTGGGGATACAGTGGCGGCTATGGCGGTGGCTATGGCGGAAGCAGCTTTGTGCTAATTGTTGTATTGTTCATCTTGTTAATTATCGTACTTTCTACTTTCTAG
- a CDS encoding PadR family transcriptional regulator, whose amino-acid sequence MDKEIMKGSIDILLLSIVSKRDMYGYEMVKTLKENSNELYNMSEGTLYPALKRLENKDWIESYWESPEVGSRRKYYRITEDGKKELERKLAEWNKVHNLIKKCSEGMAWIKTLRTTLTR is encoded by the coding sequence TTGGATAAGGAAATTATGAAAGGAAGCATTGATATATTGCTTCTTTCCATCGTAAGCAAAAGGGATATGTATGGATATGAGATGGTTAAGACGCTAAAAGAAAATAGCAACGAGCTATACAACATGAGTGAGGGCACCCTATATCCGGCTTTAAAACGACTAGAAAACAAGGATTGGATCGAGTCTTACTGGGAAAGTCCAGAGGTCGGGTCAAGGAGAAAGTACTACCGCATCACGGAGGATGGCAAGAAGGAGTTAGAGAGAAAACTGGCTGAATGGAATAAGGTACACAACTTAATTAAGAAATGTTCGGAGGGAATGGCTTGGATCAAAACATTAAGAACTACGTTAACCAGATAG
- a CDS encoding DEAD/DEAH box helicase: MLKTRFMKLLTTKLGDGRFLLTAQDERGHFMNPFRWKNLVFSSHEESFFGTLLETETVNDVEGVVLSGWQLVSLFAKESFNRFIEWDWNEQSEICLAAAHSMHEGIVEKDWLPDFSVWEHGDFRWKLPERVKDEFDPSFWDQPVSGADNPADADADDDDDDSGTTTKNYISDLYNSALDAYLTRNAAMKQLFGPKLDLLRKQNISGGELARYFDEESWLEWVGIKENDTPFTIGLRLDEPLDGEGAWTLDVFLRGKKNSDEIYDIEGATKIPAKWRPFLEKVDREQGRWVRLIPWLNEDGYFKTHLTEEEAWMFLTEASETMLALDVEILLPSWWQAMKNANLKVKASLKGTGSHRPSFVGLQAMLDFNWRFSMNGVDLSEEEFGQLVEEKRRLVYIRGRWVKLDPQFIRQIQDLMKRAEKEGLHVRDLLEQELVDSEATEDELENPKAFAKIQIELNRQWKQMVKQLSEVHEIPLVDVPSGLQGELRPYQQLGMSWLWFLRQYGFGAVLADDMGLGKTVQLISYLLKVKTEASKELVSVPDPQSKVPTKAALIICPTSVLGNWQKELERFAPEMNVYLHYGSNRLKEEAFSEKAKDADVVLTSYGLSHLDSEEFGSLIWSSIAIDEAQNIKNAQTKQSKAVRKLRGRHHIALTGTPMENRLSELWSILDFTNHGYLGSLGQFQKKFVIPIEKDEKKEKVQQLQSLIRPFLLRRTKKDEEVALNLPDKLEQKEYCPLTPEQASLYEQLIHDTFAEIEKLSGFERKGLILQMLSRLKQLCNHPALYLKEKSAARELLYRSNKMEKLVELIDAVLEQGESCLIFTQYIEMGEMIRATLKKKFGIEVPFLNGSVPKTQRDDMIERFQDGKFPVFLLSLKAGGTGLNLTAANHVIHYDRWWNPAVENQATDRAYRIGQSRFVHVHKLICTGTLEEKIDAMLEKKQFLNDQIIQSENWITELSTDELKDLVYLG, encoded by the coding sequence ATGCTTAAAACAAGGTTTATGAAATTGCTGACAACTAAATTAGGGGATGGCCGCTTTTTGCTTACGGCCCAGGATGAGCGTGGTCACTTTATGAATCCATTTCGGTGGAAGAACCTCGTTTTTAGCAGCCACGAAGAAAGCTTCTTTGGCACGCTCCTTGAGACGGAGACTGTAAACGACGTCGAGGGTGTGGTCCTTAGCGGCTGGCAGCTCGTCTCCCTTTTTGCCAAGGAGTCGTTCAACCGCTTCATCGAGTGGGATTGGAATGAGCAGTCCGAGATTTGTCTTGCGGCCGCTCATTCCATGCATGAAGGCATCGTGGAAAAAGACTGGCTTCCGGACTTCTCGGTGTGGGAGCATGGCGATTTCCGCTGGAAGCTGCCGGAACGCGTGAAGGATGAATTTGATCCCTCTTTTTGGGATCAACCGGTTTCGGGTGCAGACAATCCTGCCGATGCCGATGCCGATGACGATGACGATGACTCCGGCACAACAACTAAAAATTACATATCTGATTTATACAATAGTGCCTTAGATGCCTACTTAACGCGAAACGCAGCGATGAAGCAACTGTTCGGCCCAAAGCTCGACCTATTAAGGAAGCAAAACATATCTGGCGGTGAGCTCGCTCGTTATTTTGACGAGGAAAGCTGGCTCGAATGGGTCGGCATCAAGGAAAACGATACCCCGTTTACAATTGGTCTCCGACTAGATGAGCCCCTTGATGGCGAAGGCGCATGGACACTGGACGTCTTTTTGCGTGGGAAAAAGAACTCCGATGAAATCTATGACATCGAAGGTGCTACCAAGATTCCAGCGAAATGGCGACCATTTTTAGAAAAAGTCGATCGTGAACAAGGCCGCTGGGTACGACTAATCCCATGGCTTAATGAGGATGGCTACTTCAAAACGCATCTGACCGAGGAAGAAGCGTGGATGTTTTTAACCGAGGCAAGCGAAACGATGCTGGCGCTGGATGTTGAAATCCTCCTCCCTTCCTGGTGGCAGGCGATGAAAAATGCCAACCTGAAGGTCAAAGCATCCTTGAAAGGTACTGGAAGCCATCGGCCATCGTTCGTTGGGCTGCAAGCAATGCTTGACTTTAACTGGCGTTTCTCGATGAACGGGGTCGACCTGTCTGAGGAAGAGTTCGGACAGCTCGTGGAGGAAAAGCGGCGACTCGTTTATATTCGCGGGCGCTGGGTGAAGCTGGATCCGCAGTTCATCCGACAAATTCAAGACTTGATGAAGCGAGCGGAAAAAGAAGGCTTGCATGTACGCGATCTTCTCGAGCAGGAGCTCGTGGATTCGGAAGCAACCGAAGACGAGCTAGAGAATCCAAAGGCGTTTGCGAAAATACAGATTGAATTGAACCGCCAATGGAAGCAGATGGTGAAGCAGCTGTCAGAGGTTCATGAAATTCCGCTTGTGGATGTGCCTTCCGGGCTTCAAGGCGAACTTCGTCCCTACCAGCAGCTGGGCATGAGCTGGCTCTGGTTCCTGCGCCAGTACGGCTTTGGTGCCGTTCTCGCCGATGATATGGGTCTAGGTAAAACCGTTCAGCTCATTTCCTACTTATTGAAGGTTAAAACTGAAGCTAGCAAGGAGCTAGTTTCGGTGCCTGACCCCCAATCAAAGGTTCCGACGAAAGCGGCTCTGATTATCTGCCCTACTTCGGTTCTTGGTAACTGGCAGAAGGAGCTTGAGCGCTTTGCACCAGAGATGAATGTCTACTTGCATTATGGTTCGAACCGTCTGAAAGAGGAGGCCTTTTCCGAAAAAGCGAAGGATGCCGATGTCGTCTTGACCTCGTATGGCTTGAGCCATCTGGATTCTGAGGAGTTTGGATCATTGATTTGGAGTTCGATTGCGATTGACGAGGCACAGAACATTAAGAATGCGCAGACGAAACAATCGAAAGCGGTTCGTAAGTTGCGCGGCCGTCACCATATTGCGTTGACGGGAACGCCGATGGAAAACCGCCTGTCTGAGCTGTGGTCGATTTTGGATTTTACCAATCACGGCTATCTCGGCAGCTTGGGCCAGTTCCAGAAGAAGTTCGTCATTCCGATTGAGAAGGATGAGAAAAAAGAAAAAGTACAGCAGCTGCAATCGTTAATCCGGCCGTTCTTGCTGCGCCGGACGAAAAAGGACGAAGAGGTTGCCCTCAACTTGCCGGATAAGCTCGAGCAAAAAGAGTATTGCCCGCTTACTCCTGAGCAGGCGTCGTTATACGAACAGCTCATTCACGATACGTTTGCGGAGATTGAAAAATTGTCTGGGTTTGAGCGCAAGGGGTTAATTTTACAAATGTTGAGCCGCTTGAAGCAGCTGTGCAACCACCCTGCTCTCTATTTAAAAGAGAAATCAGCGGCGCGCGAGCTTCTTTACCGTTCGAATAAAATGGAGAAGCTAGTCGAGTTGATTGATGCGGTATTGGAACAAGGCGAAAGCTGTTTAATTTTTACCCAGTATATTGAAATGGGCGAAATGATTCGAGCGACGTTGAAGAAGAAGTTCGGTATCGAGGTGCCATTCTTGAACGGAAGTGTGCCGAAGACGCAGCGTGATGACATGATCGAGCGATTCCAGGACGGGAAGTTTCCGGTTTTCTTGCTTTCGTTGAAGGCGGGCGGAACGGGGTTGAACCTGACGGCGGCGAATCACGTGATTCACTATGACCGCTGGTGGAATCCGGCCGTTGAAAACCAGGCGACGGACCGGGCGTATCGAATTGGGCAATCGCGCTTCGTGCATGTGCACAAGCTGATTTGCACCGGCACGCTGGAGGAAAAAATTGACGCTATGCTCGAGAAAAAACAATTCCTCAACGACCAAATCATTCAAAGCGAGAACTGGATTACCGAGCTTTCAACGGATGAGTTGAAGGACCTGGTGTATTTGGGGTAA